A DNA window from Gopherus evgoodei ecotype Sinaloan lineage chromosome 22, rGopEvg1_v1.p, whole genome shotgun sequence contains the following coding sequences:
- the EBI3 gene encoding interleukin-27 subunit beta, translated as MKWMVIVTLVLPAWSAPCSSMAGSDGEEGLCHVQHGALGSDLLLRCDTPGGRVEWRVNGTKVAASEAAAGGDKDQLLLRNASLAQEGEYSCHHPGTGRTLRRIRLRVGSPPEKPAVECWAVSYPQTVNCTWKPAPEPRLETYFITTYRHGMGAKENECVQPWAGASSCSISDIQMFSITPYVLNVTAVNPLGATMNLFPFIVEQIIRPDPPEDLRVSPIPGESKKLLLEWQPPSSWPFPQYFPLKYLIRYAREGANSNRTIGPYEQTSFILTGIRPRAVHHVQVAAKDFTDYGNYSTWSPLVSGTPWTQP; from the exons ATGAAGTGGATGGTGATCGTCACCTTGGTCCTGCCGGCCTGGTCCGCCCcctgcagcagcatggctgggagcGATGGAGAGGAGG GCCTCTGCCATGTCCAGCACGGCGCGCTTGGCAGCGACCTGCTTCTACGCTGCGACACTCCTGGCGGGAGGGTGGAATGGAGAGTGAATGGCACCAAGGTGGCTGCGTCCGAGGCCGCGGCAGGAGGAGACAAGGACCAGCTCTTGCTGCGGAACGCCAGCCTGGCCCAGGAGGGGGAATACAGCTGCCACCACCCCGGCACTGGGAGGACCCTGCGCAGGATTCGGCTGCGGGTGGGCT cGCCCCCCGAGAAGCCTGCCGTTGAGTGTTGGGCTGTCAGTTACCCCCAGACCGTCAACTGTACTTGGAAGCCGGCGCCTGAACCGCGCCTGGAGACGTATTTCATCACCACGTACAG GCATGGCATGGGGGCCAAGGAGAACGAGTGTGTCCAGCCATgggctggggccagcagctgCTCCATCAGCGACATCCAGATGTTTTCCATCACCCCCTACGTGCTGAACGTGACGGCCGTGAACCCGCTGGGTGCGACGATGAACCTCTTCCCCTTCATCGTGGAGCAAATCA TCCGGCCGGATCCCCCGGAAGACCTGAGGGTCTCCCCCATCCCTGGGGAGAGCAAGAAGCTGCTCCTGGAGTGGCAGCCGCCCAGTTCCTGGCCTTTCCCGCAGTACTTCCCACTGAAGTACCTCATCCGCTACGCGAGGGAAGGAGCCAACAGCAACCGAACG ATCGGGCCGTACGAGCAGACCTCCTTCATCCTGACTGGGATCCGCCCCAGAGCCGTCCACCACGTGCAAGTGGCAGCCAAGGACTTCACGGACTATGGCAACTACAGCACCTGGAGCCCGCTGGTATCTGGCACCCCCTGGACGCAGCCGTGA
- the ANKRD24 gene encoding ankyrin repeat domain-containing protein 24 has translation MKSLKAKFKKTESHDWGKNDEKLLQAVNYNDPEKVTSLLLRKGLVPTKLDSEGKSAFHLAATRGNVDCLEVMLAHGADAMTTDSSGYNALHLAAKHGHPECVSKLLQASCPVDGADSNGRTALHHAAVSGCISCSEILCDFKASLNTKNKDGCTPLILAAKMSHSELCRYLLHRGAAVNSRDQQGRTALMLACENGSMETVEVLIHAGARVGMVDARGQDAARYGLATGNALIQHYLQDASQRHSWASEEESAERTSQTTSPSQPLPSERNGTPRKRKAPPPPPGTSSQHTPRSPEHSSPSTERSSRIVTTKPARARPAPADTEDREAYEEIVRLRQERARFLQKIKGLEQQQEKQKQERLELEEDSLRSMEKEIKELQQQLADSQGEKEHLGKEVEVLRSRLSLLENEKENTSYDIDTLQDEEGDLLEFPGAELLLSKKTLSLSTEELLATLQGQVQSLTMQNQELLEKIQILENYEKDESDVGPAEDFVPIALYDSLKSEFNQLREQYAEAQAALQALEGSGPHDPSCELVPVEAYKQMKAEYEAQIQTLEEALQRSNAPAEPEGKGREPGQARVPAKTSSREGGAGDVSVEELTKMLADTQEKHEAAVAEVQLLREQIQLGILSVEEQEVAESSGSELETVRAALQKVQEALLERDQRVKDLEGRLDAQEEAASRGCSAEETRVALSVSLGEAAAEKAKLLERCCQAEAEAEQLRRSVEEGAGELQRVMGCLSESQRLEEENRQLREQLEELRGQYKEVQAQLREDQDKKEEELSALKEQLASESISRQEQEEMAGALGGLLAESNKKLLELEERHSAAQREARELQQATERYRREWVPPAEHTRAKEALESSVQELKARAEQLEQELAAKAQEASRLQGELASMREGTVPREEHEQLRCNLQAEVSALSLKLSDLERKHERTCTEVFQVQREALFMKSEKHAAEAQLAAAEKQLQSLRAESGRIQELHGRIEDSAKLVKEKDRKITELSKEVFNLKEALNSLSELSGPGKQQNPQEVAKLQGTIKALEQQLAEMETHHRKVVSLYRSHLLCAIQGHMDEDVQRLLYQILMMQQLQEQGR, from the exons gGTACAATGCGCTCCACCTGGCTGCAAAACACGGCCACCCAGAGTGCGTGAGCAAACTGCTGCAG GCATCTTGCCCGGTTGATGGCGCTGACAGCAACGGTCGGACAGCGCTGCACCATGCAG CTGTCAGCGGCTGCATCTCATGCTCAGAGATTCTCTGCGATTTCAAGGCGTCCTTGAATACCAAGAACAAG GATGGCTGCACCCCTCTGATCCTGGCAGCTAAGATGAGCCACTCGGAGCTTTGCCGGTACCTGCTGCATCGTGGAGCTGCTGTGAACAGCAGAGACCAGCAGGGCAG aacAGCCCTGATGCTGGCCTGCGAGAACGGCAGCATGGAGACGGTGGAAGTTCTCATCCATGCCGGGGCGCGGGTCGGCATGGTGGACGCCAGGGGCCAGGACGCAGCGCGCTACGGCCTGGCCACGGGGAACGCCTTGATCCAGCACTACCTGCAGGACGCCTCCCAGCGCCACTCCTGGGCCAGCG AAGAGGAGTCGGCTGAGCGAACGTCACAG ACGACGTCGCCAAGCCAGCCTCTGCCCAGCGAGAGGAACGGCACCCCGAGAAAGAGGAAAGCCCCGCCGCCGCCCCCCGGCACCTCCAGCCAG CACACCCCACGCTCTCCGGAGCACAGCTCCCCTTCCACAGAGCGGAGCAGCCGGATAGTCACCACCAAGCCTGCCAGGGctcgccctgccccagctgacaCG GAGGACAGGGAGGCCTATGAGGAGATCGTCCGGCTGAGGCAGGAACGGGCTCGGTTCCTGCAGAAGATCAAGGGtttggagcagcagcaggagaagcagAAGCAGGAG CGGCTGGAGTTGGAGGAGGACTCCCTACGCTCCATGGAGAAGGAG ATAAAAGAGCTCCAGCAGCAACTGGCGGACAGTCAGGGGGAAAAGGAGCATTTGGGgaaggaggttgaagtgctccgGAGCCGCCTGTCCTTGCTGGAG AACGAGAAGGAGAACACCAGCTACGACATTGACACGCTGCAGGACGAAGAGGGGGACCTGCTGGAATTCCCAG GGGCGGAGCTGCTGCTGTCCAAGAAGACCCTGAGCCTGTCCACGGAGGAGCTGCTGGCCACGCTGCAGGGCCAGGTGCAGTCGCTCACTATGCAAaaccaggagctgctggagaagATACAG ATCCTGGAGAATTACGAGAAAGACGAGAGTGACGTGGGCCCGGCCGAAGACTTCGTCCCCATTGCCCTCTACGACTCCCTCAAGTCGGAGTTCAACCAGCTCAGGGAGCAGTATGCCGAGGCCCAGGCTGccctgcaggctctggaaggcaGTGGGCCCCACGATCCCTCCTGCGAGCTAGTCCCAGTGGAGGCTTACAAGCAGATGAAGGCTGAATATGAGGCGCAGATCCAGACCTTAGAGGAGGCGCTGCAGAGGAGCAATGCCCCAGCTGAGCCCGAGGGGAAAGGCCgggagccaggccaggccagggtgcCGGCAAAAacaagcagcagggaaggaggggctggagatgtATCTGTGGAAGAGCTGACCAAAATGCTGGCTGATACGCAGGAGAAGCACGAGGCGGCTGTGGCCGAGGTGCAGCTCCTGCGGGAGCAGATCCAGCTGGGCATCCTGTCCGTGGAGGAGCAGGAGGTGGCTGAGAGCTCCGGGAGTGAGCTGGAGACGGTGAGGGCAGCTCTGCAGAAAGTCCAGGAGGCCCTGCTGGAGAGAGACCAGAGGGTGAAGGACCTGGAGGGGCGCCTGGATGCCCAGGAAGAAGCAGCCAGTCGAGGCTGCTCCGCCGAGGAGACGAGGGTGGCCCTCAGCGTGTCCTTGGGCGAAGCCGCCGCGGAGAAGGCCAAGCTGCTGGAGAGGTGCTGCCAAGCGgaggcagaagcggagcagcTGAGGAGGAGCGTGGAGGAGGGAGCCGGGGAGCTGCAGCGAGTGATGGGCTGCCTCTCGGAGAGCCAGAGGCTGGAGGAGGAAAACCGGCAGCTccgtgagcagctggaggagctgagggggcagtACAAGGAGGTGCAGGCCCAGCTCCGAGAGGATCAGGacaagaaggaggaggagctgagcgCTCTGAAGGAGCAGCTGGCTTCCGAGAGCATctccaggcaggagcaggaggagatggcaggggcGCTGGGCGGGTTGTTGGCCGAGTCCAACAAgaagctgctggagctggaggagaggcacAGTGCTGCCCAGCGGGAGGCGAGGGAGCTGCAGCAGGCGACGGAGCGGTACAGGAGGGAGTGGGTCCCGCCGGCGGAGCACACCCGAGCTAAGGAGGCCCTGGAGAGCAGCGTCCAGGAGCTGAAGGCCAGAGCCGAGCAGCTGGAGCAAGAGCTGGCCGCCAAAGCCCAGGAGGCCTCGCGGCTGCAGGGCGAGCTGGCAAGCATGCGGGAGGGTACGGTCCCCAGGGAGGAGCACGAGCAGCTGCGGTGCAACCTGCAGGCAGAGGTGAGCGCGCTGAGCCTGAAGCTAAGCGACCTGGAGCGCAAGCACGAGAGGACCTGCACGGAGGTGTTCCAGGTGCAGCGCGAGGCCCTCTTCATGAAGAGCGAGAAGCACGCGGCCGAGGCCCAGCTGGCCGCCGCAGagaagcagctgcagagcctgcggGCCGAGTCGGGCCGGATCCAAGAGCTGCATGGCCGCATCGAGGACTCGGCCAAGCTGGTCAAGGAGAAGGACAGGAAG ATCACCGAGCTGTCCAAGGAAGTCTTCAACCTGAAGGAGGCCTTGAACAGCCTGTCTGAGCTCTCCGGCCCGGGGAAGCAGCAGAACCCGCAGGAGGTGGCGAAGCTGCAGGGCACGATAAAGGCCTTGGAACAGCAGCTGGCC GAGATGGAGACGCACCACCGCAAGGTCGTCTCGCTCTACCGGAGCCACCTGCTCTGCGCAATTCAG GGCCACATGGACGAAGATGTGCAGAGACTCTTGTACCAGATCCTGATgatgcagcagctgcaggagcaagGCAGATGA